The following nucleotide sequence is from Cloacibacillus sp..
GGAGATACAGAAATCGGGCCATTATCAAAAGTGAGATTAAGTGCATTATATGTTTTCCAATTCGTCCACGTAGCATTAAGCTCCATACGTGTTCTATCGTTGAATTTATGACCTAAACCTATCGAAAGTGAGTCAGGAAGTGTTACGGTACCATGGGCTTCTGTGTTAAAAGAACCAATTGAAGCATCCGCATCCATTGTATGCTTAACTCTGGCTCGATAAACAACTGCTGCAGATGTTTGGGGTGTAAAATCATACATCAAAGATGCTACCCAACCAATATTAACACTGTCTCCGTCGATATCTACGCGAGGAAACGCAAGATCTTGAATAGGCGCATCTTTTTTCATGCGAAGCTGTATATAATTGATATCAAGTCCCACCGCCGCGGAGAGCTTGTCGTTGATTTTAAAGGCATAGGTGGGCTGTAAGGTCACACCCTTGACTCCAGTATATACTGTGTCGAATCTTCCGGGCCAGAGGTCGTCGTATTCAATCTGGTTGCCATAACGGGCAAAGAAGGCCACGCCCCACCAGGAGTTCTTCCCCGCCTTCTGCGCGTAATACATATAGGGTATTATCGCCGGGCTATATGAATTATCCCATTCGTTAGAGTTACCGTAATTGAGAGGTTGTCTAGCCGTAAATTTATCAAAAGTTACCGACGTTGCAGGATTCACCCAGGCTGTGCCGATACTGAGATAACTGCCGTTGAGCTTCGTTATCTGCGCGGGGTTGTAGGCGAGCACCGCTGGGTCATTCTCACCGAACATATAGTTGTCGCCCATCGCCGTACCGGCGGCGCTCCACTCGTAGACGCTGAATCCTTCGGCAAATGCCGCGGCGGAGATCGAAAGCGCCAGCAGCGTCAGCATTAATACCGCAATCAATTTTTTCCTCTTCAATGAACACAATCCTTCCATAAGAAAATTAATTAATATGTCCGAAGCCTGGGTGCTTCTGCCCCAAACTCGGGGTGATAACCGAGATTTCAATGCTCACATCCGTGCCGTGTAAATAATAGGAGGTGAAATCGGCCAGCGTGCGCGATTCGAGGTAGCGGAAAAAGGCCCGCGACAGTTCGTCCATCATGTCGCCGATAAAGCACTTCTTCCCGCGGCAGCCATCGAGACGGCAGCCGCGCGATTCAAACGGGCCGCCAAGCAATTCAAAGATAGGATAAAGAGGCGTCTCGGAGGGGACGCAGTTAAGCCGGTAACCTCCGCCCGGCCCGCGGACAGACTTTACCAGGCCGCCCTTGTTGAGGCGCTGTAAAACTTTTGAAAGATGCGGCTCAGAGGTCCCGATCGCCGCCGCCACCTGCTGCGTGGTAAGGCATTCATCCGGCGCCTTGGCAAGCTCGCCAAGCGCGTGAAGCCCTAAAAGCAACGGTTCCGGCAGATCTACTATTGGATTCAGCTTCGATTTCCCCTTTCCTAAAAGCTATAATGGAATACTGGATATTTTATTCCACTTATATTAACGGGTCAAGTAGTGATTATAAAGTCATAAGAAAAAATTTTATACATAATAAATGGCAAAAAACAAAAATGCCGCCGACTGGCTTCACGGGCTGCCTTATGTTCATTAAAAGACCTGATGAGTTTGTCCTGATTGGGCATCTCACCCATGAGTCTTGGCGGAAAATGTGAGATAATATCCCAAATATCGCCAAACGCCGCGCCCGTACAGCCACGCGGCACCGATGGCTTTTAGCGGAGGCGTCGAGAATGTTTTGGAACAACCTATTAGAGACGGCTATGCTGTTATGCTTCGCCGCCGCCTGGCCGGCTTCGATATACAAATCATGGGTCAGCCGCACAAGGAAGGGCAAAAGCCTCGTATTCATGCTGATAGTTCTGGTCGGATACATGGCGGGAATCGCAAAGGTGCTTGTCAGCCACAGCACGATATACATGCTCATTCCTTACACGGTCAACACCACGCTCGTCGCCTGCGACCTTGTGCTATATTACAGAAACTACCGCATCGACGAGGGACTGCCGCATATCTTCGGAGAGCATTAATTTAAAAAGCTGCGGCGATATATTACGCCGCGGTATTTTACCGGGATCAACGCTGTTACCATAAACAAGCAACAAAAACAAGGGGCAACCACCTAAAATACTCTTGTTCTGCCCGCAGTAACACTATATACTATGCGAAGAATTTGGAGGCGGTACTATGTCCATGTGGAAAACATCCGGGCCGCGCCATCGCGGAGCGGCGCTGCTTATAATAGTATTGATAGGCTTTATCCTGCTTTTCATCATCAGCGGGATCGCCGTCAGCATCGCGTGGAAAACAATGAGAGTCGAGGGCTGGCAAACGCAAAATATTGAACGGCGCCGGCTGGACTACATCGCCCGCACCGCCGCCAACCTTGTCGTAGAGGAGATAAGCAACGACAAAGGGGTGACCTCCTTTGACAAATCTCTCAATATCAGCGACGGCATATCGGCGGATAAAAAACTTATCTTCGACGATCCACAAAAGACATATCTTACGCTCAGTATAAAGGGCAGCAACAGCTACTGTACAATAACGTCCGTGGTCTCTACCGATAATGGTAAGAAAGTTACGGTCTCGGCGAATATGGTAAAAAGCGGCGACACCTACATAACGACATGGAGGAACGGCAAATGAGACGCTCAGGAAGCATCCTGACGGAAATCCTAGTGGCGATCATCATCTTTACAGTCGGCCTGATGGCGGTCGCCGGCACGATAATGTTCAGCATGAGGATCATAATGAACTCGGCCCAGACGACGCTTCGCGAGCAGGCGCTGTTCAATGACGCGGAGAATTTTCTTGCCGAGCGCATTCTGGAAAACGCCGGCACTCCCAGTTCGCCCGCTGAATTTGTTGAAAACGGC
It contains:
- a CDS encoding outer membrane protein transport protein, with the translated sequence MKRKKLIAVLMLTLLALSISAAAFAEGFSVYEWSAAGTAMGDNYMFGENDPAVLAYNPAQITKLNGSYLSIGTAWVNPATSVTFDKFTARQPLNYGNSNEWDNSYSPAIIPYMYYAQKAGKNSWWGVAFFARYGNQIEYDDLWPGRFDTVYTGVKGVTLQPTYAFKINDKLSAAVGLDINYIQLRMKKDAPIQDLAFPRVDIDGDSVNIGWVASLMYDFTPQTSAAVVYRARVKHTMDADASIGSFNTEAHGTVTLPDSLSIGLGHKFNDRTRMELNATWTNWKTYNALNLTFDNGPISVSPNPKDWSAAWRIGIGIEHKLSQKWSILGGYVYDESPVPDQYMDFTVPTGDRHRGSIGFKYRPNETSELSFAYTAIWAGNRDVQSHLPGEAKGMDFSSAHIHDGLTQVLSIGYTVKLK
- a CDS encoding Rrf2 family transcriptional regulator; translation: MLLGLHALGELAKAPDECLTTQQVAAAIGTSEPHLSKVLQRLNKGGLVKSVRGPGGGYRLNCVPSETPLYPIFELLGGPFESRGCRLDGCRGKKCFIGDMMDELSRAFFRYLESRTLADFTSYYLHGTDVSIEISVITPSLGQKHPGFGHIN